Proteins found in one Panicum hallii strain FIL2 chromosome 4, PHallii_v3.1, whole genome shotgun sequence genomic segment:
- the LOC112891025 gene encoding protein EARLY-RESPONSIVE TO DEHYDRATION 7, chloroplastic-like, which yields MASPHGFRSPSSSNNNNSSPWPAPSAPPLYPTLTMADLAPVEIGPVSSPTAGEDAGPPPSEDLLLRIPGAQLHLIDRTRSHPLAAGDLSLLRIRSGETSLAAIALLDPVQWPLARDVAAVKLDPCHYSFSLTVPPSADDPNPDPLHYGLTLTHPDARLDGLLATYTRFSVHSVVGTKELENRVRDEVEAAAYWTAVAPNVEEYGSKVARAIATGAEHLAKGILWCGEVTVDRLHWGNEVLKKRMQPGDANAEVSPEMLRRIKRVKKVTQISEKVATGILSGVVKVTGYFTSSLANSKAGKKFFNLLPGEIVLASLEGFGKICDAVEVSGKNVLSTSSTVTTGLVSHKYGDKAAAATNEGMDAAGHAIGAAWAVFKIRQALNPKSVLKPTSLAKSTIKANVAELRAKHSK from the exons ATGGCGTCACCGCACGGCTTccgctccccctcctcctccaacAACAACAATAGCAGCCCTTGGCCcgccccctccgcgccgccgctgtACCCGACGCTCACCATGGCCGACCTGGCGCCCGTCGAGATAGGGCCCGTCTCTTCGCCCACCGCCGGCGAGGACGCCGGGCCCCCGCCGTCGGAGGACCTCCTCCTCCGGATCCCCGGCGCGCAGCTCCACCTCATCGACCGCACCCGGAGCCACCCGCTCGCCGCCGGGGACCTCTCGCTCCTCCGCATCCGCTCCGGCGAGACCAGCCTCGCCGCAATCGCGCTCCTCGACCCGGTCCAGTGGCCGCTCGCGCGGGACGTCGCCGCGGTCAAGCTCGACCCCTGCCACTACTCCTTCTCCCTCACCGTGCCGCCCTCCGCCGACGACCCAAACCCCGACCCGCTCCACTACGGCCTCACGCTCACCCACCCCGACGCGCGCCTAGACGGCCTCCTCGCGACCTACACCAGGTTCTCTGTCCATTCCGTGGTTGGGACCAAGGAGTTGGAGAACAGGGTGCGCGACGAGGTCGAGGCCGCCGCGTACTGGACGGCGGTGGCGCCGAATGTGGAGGAGTACGGCAGTAAGGTCGCGAGGGCCATCGCCACCGGCGCCGAGCACCTGGCCAAGGGGATACTGTGGTGCGGGGAGGTCACGGTGGACAGGCTTCATTGGGGAAACGAGGTCCTCAAGAAGAGGATGCAGCCTGGCGACGCCAACGCCGAGGTCAGCCCCGAGATGCTCAGGCGGATCAAAAG AGTTAAGAAGGTGACCCAAATATCTGAGAAAGTGGCAACTGGAATATTGTCCGGAGTTGTTAAGGTCACTGGCTATTTCACAAGCTCATTGGCCAACTCAAAAGCTGGCAAGAAATTTTTCAACCTGTTGCCTGGAGAAATTGTTCTTGCTTCGCTTGAAGGATTTG GGAAGATCTGTGACGCCGTAGAAGTGTCTGGGAAGAACGTCCTGTCCACATCATCAACTGTGACTACTGGGCTTGTATCTCACAA GTACGGGGACAAAGCTGCCGCTGCAACCAACGAAGGGATGGACGCGGCCGGTCACGCCATCGGGGCGGCGTGGGCCGTGTTCAAGATCCGGCAGGCCTTGAACCCGAAGAGCGTCCTGAAACCCACGTCGCTGGCCAAGTCCACCATCAAGGCGAACGTTGCTGAACTCCGTGCCAAGCACAGCAAGTAG
- the LOC112889826 gene encoding endoplasmin homolog: MRKWALSSALLLLFLLTTLPGPAKKLQVNAEESSDDLANPPKVEEKIGAVPHGLSTDSEVAQREAESISRKTLRSSAEKFEFQAEVSRLMDIIINSLYSNKDIFLRELISNASDALDKIRFLSLTDKEVLGEGDTAKLEIQIKLDKEKKILSIRDRGIGMTKEDLIKNLGTIAKSGTSAFVEKMQSGGDLNLIGQFGVGFYSVYLVADYVEVVSKHNDDKQYVWESKADGSFAISEDTWNEPLGRGTEIRLHLRDEAKEYLEEDKLKDLVKRYSEFINFPIYLWSTKEVDVEVPADEEETSEEEESTPETTEEEETEESEEKKPKTKTIKETTSEWELLNDVKAVWLRSPKEVTDEEYSKFYHSLAKDFGDDKPMAWSHFTAEGDVEFKALLFVPPKAPHDLYESYYNNNKSNLKLYVRRVFISDEFDDLLPKYLNFLKGIVDSDTLPLNVSREMLQQHSSLKTIKKKLIRKALDMIRKIAEEDPDEYSNKDKTDEEKSEMEEKKGQYAKFWNEFGKSIKLGIIEDATNRNRLAKLLRFESTKSVGKLASLDEYISRMKPGQKDIFYITGSSKEQLEKSPFLERLTKKNYEVIFFTDPVDEYLMQYLMDYEDKKFQNVSKEGLKLGKDSKLKDLKESFKELTDWWKKALESENVDSVKISNRLHNTPCVVVTSKYGWSANMEKIMQAQTLSDSSKQAYMRGKRVLEINPRHPIIKELRDKVAQDSESEGLKQTARLVYQTALMESGFNLPDPKEFASSIYKSVQKSLDLSPDATVEEEDEAEEQPEVEEKESAKEESEPSYDKDEL, translated from the exons ATGCGGAAGTGGGCGCTCTCCtccgcgctcctcctcctcttcctcctcacgaCCCTCCCCGGTCCAG CTAAGAAGCTACAAGTGAATGCCGAGGAGAGCAGTGATGACTTAGCCAACCCACCCAAGGTAGAGGAGAAGATTGGTGCTGTTCCTCATGGCCTGTCAACTGACTCTGAGGTTGCCCAGAG GGAAGCCGAGTCAATCTCTAGGAAGACTCTCAGGAGCTCGGCAGAGAAGTTTGAGTTCCAAGCTGAGGTGTCCAGACTCATGGATATCATCATCAACTCACTCTACAGCAACAAGGACATCTTCCTGAGGGAGCTCATATCCAATGCCTCTGAT GCCTTGGATAAGATTAGGTTCCTTTCCCTCACTGATAAGGAGGTTCTCGGCGAAGGTGACACTGCTAAGCTTGAAATACAG ATTAAGTTGGACAAAGAGAAGAAGATCCTCTCCATTCGGGATAGGGGTATTGGTATGACCAAGGAAGATCTGATTAAGAACCTTGGAACCATAGCTAAATCTGGGACTTCAG CTTTTGTGGAAAAGATGCAGTCTGGAGGTGACCTCAATCTGATTGGACAGTTTGGTGTCGGTTTCTATTCTGTGTACTTGGTTGCCGACTATGTTGAAGTGGTCAGCAAGCACAATGATGACAAACA GTATGTGTGGGAGTCGAAGGCTGATGGATCATTTGCTATATCTGAGGATACATGGAATGAACCCCTTGGCCGTGGAACTGAGATAAGACTCCATCTGCGAGATGAGGCCAAGGAGTACTTGGAAGAGGATAAGCTAAAG GATTTGGTGAAGAGGTACTCTGAGTTCATCAACTTCCCCATTTATTTGTGGTCAACCAAGGAGGTTGATGTTGAAGTGCCAGCTGACGAGGAAGAAACAAGTGAAGAAGAGGAGTCGA CCCCAGAAACCACTGAGGAGGAAGAAACAGAAGAAAGTGAAGAGAAAAAGCCCAAGACAAAGACAATAAAGGAGACTACTTCTGAGTGGGAGCTTCTGAATGATGTGAAGGCTGTATGGCTTCGTAGCCCCAAGGAGGTTACTGACGAAGAGTACTCAAAGTTTTACCACTCACTAGCTAAG GACTTCGGTGATGACAAGCCTATGGCTTGGAGCCACTTCACTGCTGAGGGAGATGTTGAGTTCAAAGCTTTGCTCTTTGTTCCTCCGAAGGCTCCACATGATCTCTATGAGAGTTACTACAACAATAACAAGTCAAACCTCAAGTTGTATGTCAGAAGAGTTTTTATCTCCGATGAATTTGATGACCTTCTTCCAAAGTATCTCAACTTTTTGAAG GGTATTGTTGACTCGGACACACTACCTCTGAATGTTTCACGAGAAATGCTTCAACAACATAGCAGTCTGAAGACCATCAAGAAGAAGCTGATCCGCAAAGCTCTTGACATGATTAGGAAAATTGCTGAAGAAGATCCTGATGAGTACAGCAACAAAGATAAGACAG ATGAAGAGAAAAGTGAAATGGAGGAGAAGAAGGGCCAGTATGCCAAGTTCTGGAATGAGTTTGGCAAATCAATCAAGCTCGGCATCATTGAAGATGCAACTAACAGGAACCGCCTTGCTAAGCTTCTTAGATTTGAAAG TACCAAGTCAGTTGGCAAACTTGCCTCTCTTGACGAATACATTTCAAGGATGAAGCCCGGGCAGAAAGACATCTTCTACATCACAGGAAGTAGCAAAGAACAGCTGGAGAAGTCTCCGTTCCTTGAGAGGCTAACCAAGAAAAACTATGAG GTTATCTTCTTCACCGACCCAGTGGACGAGTATCTGATGCAATACTTGATGGACTACGAGGACAAGAAGTTCCAGAACGTGTCCAAGGAGGGCCTGAAGCTGGGCAAGGACTCGAAGCTCAAGGACCTCAAGGAGTCGTTCAAGGAGCTGACTGACTGGTGGAAGAAGGCCCTGGAGAGCGAGAACGTGGACTCGGTGAAGATCAGCAACCGGCTGCACAACACCCCCTGCGTTGTTGTCACCTCCAAGTACGGGTGGAGCGCCAACATGGAGAAGATCATGCAGGCGCAGACCCTGTCGGACTCGAGCAAGCAGGCATACATGCGCGGCAAGAGGGTGCTGGAGATCAATCCCAGGCACCCCATCATCAAGGAGCTCCGAGACAAGGTCGCCCAGGACAGCGAG AGCGAGGGCTTGAAGCAGACGGCGAGGCTGGTGTACCAGACCGCCCTGATGGAGAGCGGGTTCAACCTCCCCGACCCCAAGGAGTTCGCATCCAGCATCTACAAGTCGGTGCAGAAGAGCCTGGACCTGAGCCCTGACGCGACggtcgaggaggaagacgaggccGAGGAGCAGCCCGAGGTGGAGGAGAAGGAGTCGGCCAAGGAGGAGTCCGAGCCGTCATACGACAAAGACGAGCTGTAG
- the LOC112889828 gene encoding basic leucine zipper 23-like, with the protein MDDGDLDFSNPDTFLCPAIGNDPPTSCSMDSYFDDILKDTEHHACTHTHTCNPPVHDHSHTHTCVHVHTKIVAASPDAAETAESPSENNTSKKRPSGNRAAVRKYREKKKAHTASLEEEVVHLRALNQQLMKKLQNHAALEAEVARLRCLLVDIRGRIEGEIGAFPYQRPVKNIGLVSTVDQGSFLGGAQVTNSCDFRCNDQMYCNPGMQEAMSAQVLGQGACDIANIQCMGSAKSGSTKLPVCGGVDTVPTGCLPNVEKK; encoded by the coding sequence ATGGATGACGGGGACCTCGATTTCTCAAACCCGGACACATTCTTGTGCCCGGCAATCGGCAACGATCCGCCCACCAGCTGCTCCATGGACAGCTACTTCGATGACATCTTGAAGGATACAGAGCACCATGCTTGCACCCACACCCACACCTGCAACCCGCCAGTCCACGACCATTCGCACACCCACACCTGTGTCCATGTCCACACCAAGATTGTCGCGGCTTCGCCAGACGCTGCTGAGACTGCAGAATCGCCATCTGAGAACAACACATCCAAGAAGCGCCCGTCTGGTAACCGGGCAGCGGTCAGGAAGTACCGGGAGAAGAAGAAGGCTCACACGGCGTCGTTGGAGGAAGAGGTGGTCCACTTGAGGGCTTTGAACCAGCAGCTCATGAAGAAGCTCCAGAATCACGCCGCGCTTGAGGCGGAGGTAGCCAGGCTTCGCTGCCTACTTGTTGATATCAGAGGGAGGATTGAGGGGGAGATTGGTGCTTTCCCTTACCAGAGGCCAGTCAAGAACATCGGTTTGGTGTCTACTGTTGACCAGGGAAGCTTCCTTGGTGGTGCCCAAGTTACCAACTCCTGTGATTTCAGATGCAATGATCAGATGTATTGCAATCCTGGAATGCAGGAGGCTATGAGTGCTCAGGTGTTGGGACAAGGTGCCTGTGATATCGCTAATATCCAATGCATGGGAAGTGCAAAGTCTGGATCCACAAAGCTACCTGTCTGTGGGGGTGTGGACACAGTACCTACTGGCTGCTTGCCAAATGTTGAAAAGAAGTGA
- the LOC112889827 gene encoding thaumatin-like protein 1b: protein MGGLVPLLSLLCCLTFLLQEAAPATFTITNSCDYTVWPGILSNAGAPPPSTTGFALPPGQSLAVTVASVWSGRIWGRTLCSTDSSGTFSCATADCGSGAAECSGRGAAPPATLAEFTLAGGTGGDDFYDVSLVDGFNVPMLVAPHAPAPAPANGSCQATGCPADVNRACPAELRVAAPPPAAAAAAVACRSACEAFAEAEYCCSGAYGSPAACAPTPYSRFFKAACPAAYSYAYDDATSTFTCAAAGGGYDVVFCPGTSRLKSGGNPEAAGLPPSNPTMEFSGDAGSSLVTSRNTVVALLMAIVSLTSMRWC, encoded by the exons ATGGGAGGACTtgtccctctcctctccctgcTCTGCTGCCTCACCTTTCTTCTCCAAG AAGCAGCTCCCGCGACGTTCACCATAACCAACAGCTGCGACTACACGGTGTGGCCGGGCATCCTCTCCAACgctggcgccccgccgccgtccacgaCCGGCTTCGCGCTGCCCCCGGGCCAGTCCCTCGCGGTCACCGTCGCCTCCGTGTGGTCCGGCCGCATCTGGGGCCGGACGCTCTGCTCCACGGACTCCTCCGGCACCTTCTCCTGCGCCACCGCCGACTGCGGCTCGGGCGCCGCCGAGTGCTCCGGCCGcggagccgcgccgccggccaccctgGCGGAGTTCACGCTCGCCGGCGGCACCGGCGGGGACGACTTCTACGACGTCAGCCTCGTGGACGGCTTCAACGTGCCCATGCTCGTCGCGCCGcatgcgccggcgccggcgccggccaacGGGAGCTGCCAGGCCACGGGGTGCCCCGCGGACGTGAATAGGGCGTGCCCCGCGGAGCTGCGcgtggcggcgccgccgcccgctgcggcggcggcggcggtggcgtgccGGAGCGCGTGCGAGGCGTTCGCGGAGGCCGAGTACTGCTGCAGCGGCGCGTATGGGTCCCCCGCGGCGTGCGCGCCGACGCCCTACTCGCGGTTCTTCAAGGCCGCGTGCCCGGCCGCCTACAGCTACGCGTACGACGACGCGACGTCGACGTTCAcctgcgcggcggccggcggcggctacGACGTCGTGTTCTGCCCCGGCACGTCCAG GCTAAAATCTGGCGGGAATCCCGAGGCGGCGGGCCTGCCACCCTCCAACCCAACGATGGAGTTCTCCGGAGATGCAGGCAGCAGCCTTGTGACAAGCAGGAACACCGTGGTTGCCCTCCTCATGGCCATCGTCTCGCTGACATCGATGCGATGGTGCTGA